TTCAGATTCCAATCTTGTCCACATTTTTACAAATATGGGAAAGGAGAAGTTTGCAATATAAAAGTTGATATTATTTCAAGAACCTTCTtcttaaacgggaagttacagtACCGTGGGCACACGATAGGGGATTGCTGAATACGCAttccatttgcatacactgggcgggagtttttgaattctcatcgCATCGCTTTgactgtatgataaatttgaataatcatgatgggcactttcatgACATAtacaaagaggggtcaaatggtcgtacagggaacacattttgaaacatttgcatTCTCCAACAGAAAATGGAACATttcttcagtttattttcgactcaagtttgGTCGCTATATATTGACAGACATCATATTCAATGACACAATGACAATAAACGCCTAAAACATGGCAAAATCATGGAATTGTGGGACCAAACATGGCACGTCCAATCAGTAgtgtggcttttttacatttgcatagatttacgataatccggctttcataggggaagttcctgtttaattGGTATATTTTGCAGATTGTCAGGCAGTTCTCTGACACAATGTGTGTTCAATcaatttgggtttttttaataGCACACCAGCCATTATCCTCTCTGCAATACAAATATTCCATGAGGTATGTGAGACTTTCATATATACCGGTACTAGTCTCAGTTGTACCATAAGGGGAAGCTACATGCATTTGTTGGCTCACACATAGCTTTCTGACACTTAACAGTGCGTGCCACTTTTATTGCTGGAGCTTCACATTTGTCACATGACTTATTAATAGTTACAGTATTTCAAATTCACACCTTCACGTCAACTCAGTATTTAGATTTTAAAAGTGACAGTCACAGTGAAATGGTGATTTAACCTTATGTCATTATCAGCAAAGGTAGGCACATCAAAATTTGTCTAGCCACATACATGTAAGAGGTCCAATGTGATACCAAAAATTCTACATGTAAGTGGGTGTGTTTTGAGTTGTCAATGATGTTTGCCTTTCAGTGATTCAAACACGTCACACAGTCGATCCCCTGAATCAGGACGATGTATTCAAACACACTGTAGGACAAAGATGACCGGGTTTTCTCTGGCAGTTGTTACAAGTATTTTGCAGTAAGTGTCTCTCGGTGTTAGAAATGATGCCACTGGCGGTGACACCTGTCTATTTAAGAATAGCTAGTGTCAAACTAAGAGAACACTGGACGAGTAAAAATTTGTCCGTAATAGACAGGTGTCCTGATTAGAGAGGTGTCTGTAATCAGAAGTTCCAGAGTACAGGTACATATTCACAGTTAGCTTTAATTTCCTTTTCAAGtttgaattgtaatatttatGGATGAAAAGATATCTATTATTCCTTGAGAATGCTTCTCAACTTTCTGCAGCCATTCATCCTTTCTCAAAGAACACTTCTGCAGTAAAACAAGCCTCTACTTTCAGTGGATAAGTTACCAGTAGGCTGTTTCCAACAGTTTCCCAATCGTCGATATCATACTCAAACTCTTCCCCATCCTCACTGGCAATGTCAGTGACTGTGTCTGTGATGTAGCGTTTCAAAATTGTGAAGTCCTTGCTCCCGTCTGTGATTGGCTCATGACTGTTGTTATGGAAACCCGGTGACAGCACAGCCACATAAAGGTCATCCTTTAAACTTGCGGGGAAGTAATGCTTCATTGGGGCGAAGAACTCGCGAGCGTGCCACCACTCCCTGTTTGCCGGATTGTACACTTCCACATCATGCATCTTGCGTGAGTCGTCGTCCTCTCCTCCGACAATCCAGATTTCATCGTTGTACACGGTAACCCCCGAGCAGAAGCGAGGATAAACCATCGCCGGCAGGTCTACCTCCCAGGTATCTGTGCATGTGTCATAGCACATAGTCCGGCTACCTGAGAACACATATATTGAATTCTTGAAGCTGGCTGTAGAGATATCCATCACATCTCTGGGCATTGAGGCAACATAGCTCCACTCATCCAGCAGTGGGTCGTATCTCTCAACACTGTCCAAAACTTCCCAGTCGCTTTCCCCACCGACTGCATAAATACCACCATTGCAGTAGCAGAAACCAAACTTGGTCCTGCTGTAAAGCATGGAGGCCTTCTCTATCCAAACTTTCCTGAGAGAGTTGAAGTAGTAAAATGACTTGTCCTCGTAGTGGCTGGACGCTGCATAGATTTCCTTCCCCTGACTGACTAGAAAATTAGCACCTGTGTCCAACAACCGTGATGGATAAGGAAGTGTACAATACTCACACGTTTCCGGGTCCAGGCATATGAGAGTTCTGGCATCTTTGTCAATGCCAGACTTACTGGCAATAACCAGCACCTCCCTTGACAGCATGCCAAGTCGTTTTTCGTTGGCTTGGCTACATTCACTGTCATCGGTAACTTTGGCTTCTGGACTTGATTTCCCATGAATGGTTTCCTCAATGTACCTCACACAGTCAGCTGACCGGCCTATGACTGGATTGGTTTTAACTTCCTGGCACAGGTATGTCAGTTTCATGAAGCCGAGCCTTAGTCTCTGGAAGTTCTTCCACAGGGCTACTTCTCTGGCAGAAGAGTCATACACATACCAGCTCATCAGTGACTCGTACAGGGCTTCTTCACTTTGCACGTTGAGGGCGCTGCTCATCAGCATCTTCCCCATCAGCTCAGAGGATGCCTGCAAGAATTCCTCCTCTTTCTGAACGTCTTTGAAGTTCAGGTTCAAGAAATCCCATGCTGCTGTCCTGAGCCCTATATGGCTCAGCATCACGGCAAGATTGTACACCCCGATGCAGTTGGAGGCATGCAAATGCCTTTCCAAGTAGCTGGCACAATGGTCTTCCAACGGCTCGATCTGCAGCATATGGGAGGCTTGGACAATGCCCTGGACAGACTCCTCGCACAGAGAAACTTCAGAAGTGTACATGTAGTCTAAGACGGCTTTCATTGAGCCTGCATCGATTTCCTTCAGTTCCACTCTGTCCATGCCTGCTTCGCACAGCCCACCTGTGAACATGGCTTCAAAGTATGGGCTGCAAGCGGCCAATACGTTTTTATGGCAGGCAAACTCTTCACTTTCCACCACGAGAACCACATCCGTCAGAAGCTTATTTTGGTAAAATGAAAGTAGGTTCTTTAGAATCTTGTCGGAATGGTTCTTATGAACCGTTCTCTTCTTGTGAACTACAGTTCCGTTTCCAGACATTGTTATTTGTTTATACTCAGGTCGGCTTTTGTTATGTTTATTGTGTCTAGACCTTTTATAGCAATGCAGGGATGTGGCTCTCCTCAGTATTTCTGTACATCATATTCTCATGCAACATTTACCGATAATCTAAGGAACACGCTATCTTACCATGCTATGCCGATTCTTCGTATGTAGGGCGACGTGAGTATCGTACCGACCGACACACTTCTTTCCTGCGAGTCGCCATTTTGACTATCGCCCTCTGTGAGTTGCTAAGCTAAATCTTTCGTGTTTTCAAAGTTGAGAACCAGCCGTAGAGAGCGCTAGCCAAATATCCCTTGACAGCCTCAACATTATAGACCGAGTAAAAGTGACAGATGTTGTTTTGGCAATATTCTTAGTGGCCTCCAAACACTTGAAATCTATGTAATGTGGGAACTTCCTtcagaaatatgtgtatttaatAAAGATTTTGGTCGGTATAAAATGGTTTGAATTCTGGTAATCTTAAGGGAAgttgtcgtcggaactgcacatGTGCAAcctttttgtttacaaacaatgtattccatgcactatatatagatgcatcatgcAAAAATAGCTgcgacatttaaattttaccatgtacattaagacaaacatgtttttaactttcatcaatcgccaacatagcttggatacagtgtttatatcgttcgtaggggtccctagcgacctttgGGCGCTGTTCCGACGACCACCTGTACCTCCCTTAACTGTAAAATATGATTGTAACTAATCACGTAAATTCAAATATCTATTCAACGGATAGAATGCAATTAAGTTCAAAAGATGCATGTGACAGTCTGATCAGAATTCTGTATCCCTGACATGCAAGTGTGGAGAACAAGAAAACTGCTATGGCAGAGACTGATAGTGAAACCAGGTCAGATGGAATGCACATGAGAGCAAGCTCTCTTAGaaatttgaaatcacagaaaactGTACAGAGTGCAAATGATAACTGCAACTGTATATTGTCTAGAGCATTATTGCCAAGCCATTTTAGTTTTATTTGATGAATACAGCAAGATTGATCATAGatatgtatttgtatttctttTACTGACATACTTTTCTAAAATGTTTTAGTTTTCTATTTGGTGTTTGTACGTGGTAAGGATACTGGAATGGGAGGTTTTTAAAGATACACAGGCAGTGTTTGTACAATGGTAAAGTACTttaattcaaaatattacaaGAAGGTGTCTGGGCACAGTGCTTAGTAATGGTGTACAAAATGTTTGTCCAGTTGATCTTAAAACTATGTCACTCATTCAAGGTGCAAATGGTATATGGTCTCTTCCAATGTTTATAGCGTAACTTAATGTTCTGGTATTACAAGTTTATTGCACAAATCAAGCATTGCCACTTTGTCAAATGTGAGCATAACAAAGAAAGAGtttgaaaatacaaagtaaaaatGCCCAATGTACATTGCAATCAGTTTGATTttgcattgacaatgaaaaactCAAATCCATCTTTGATCTGTTATAGGTGATCATCAATTTCACTTGGCATAGAACacacaaattttacattgaaaAGTCACGGTTGTCATACAAACTACCAACATCTATCTATCCGTCTGCATATGCCATCTCATTTTTTATACACAATCAATTTTTGAAGACTTCAATACCACAGGTAGGATTCATATCTATACAGGTAGTCCGTCACTTTCTAATATCGTCCAAGTTATTGGGCTCCGAGACCTCACTTTATTATGCATTGATGTTTATACATAAGGCAAACACTTGCATGCTCCGCTCCATTCACAAACATCATTTTGATCCTCAATTTCAAACCTGAATAAATGTATAGTATAGTTTACTTCTCAGGGTGTGAGAACCAATCGGCACATTTTTGGACTTACCATTGTTTTGTGTTGAGATGACATTATCGGTAATTTGAATCGTGTTTCACTCGGCAATGAATGTGATGATACACACTATTACAGAGCGATACAGACAAAAGACACTCACAGAAAAGAACAAGCACTTACAACTATAAACCACTATCTGACAACACAATGTtctatcattttttattttgtttgatagTCATTTTGGTCAGGACACATAGAAAGCAGTAACATCTTATTGAAATGAGAGTCCTAGTGTTGCCAGGTGGTTGGGATGTGTTATAAATTAAAGTCATAAGTAACAGAATTTGTATTTCAGTTGAAAGGAAAATCATGCAGAAGCAGTTTACACTACTCTCTACAACCACACTGTTATCTGAATAATGTtatgcaaaacaaataatttttttaaaaactatcAGTACGACACTTGCACTACTGACATCATAACtacaacattcaaaattgtGATGACATAATGCCAGGTTGACACAATCAACACTCATGAAATTGACAGAAGATATAAAATTTAGGCAAAGAGGGTTGCAAAGttaaaaatacataatttttctcaaaagcaCTAACCCTGTTGATATGCTTGGCGATAACACCCGTGACAGTCTACTGTAATGTTTACAGCATTAAAGCTAGAATAACGGCAAAATCATTGCCTTCACAGTTTTGACAAAGATATAGATCTTCGTTTCACACTTTTTATCCTGCAAACATTGGTACGGAGTGCAATACAGAGAGATTAACAGAATTCTTGATTCACAGATAAGATAACAATTGCCTCAAGGTCAGCTTGACCTTGTAACAGAATTAAAGCACCACTCTATTGTTTTCTATAGCAGATGAAAACCTCTGCACAGACATCTACCCTTTGGCTATCCTAGGTAatcaaaatttattcatttgacTCAGCAGAATTGAAATGAATTTAGACGCTGAAATTGAGAAAACCTCATATAATGACTTGggtataaaataataattttttaaatagtCAGATGATTCAATgcatgagtgaatgaatgaatgaatgaatgaatgaatgaatgaatgaatgaatgaattagcTAAAGAAGTACATTTTCCAAGCATACTGATTTATGACTGCAGTGGCGACTGCTTCGTTTCTTCTGCCAGGACTTATTAAACAGTGTTACCTTTACCTGATAAGAAAACTGGACAGAAAAAAACATATTACTGAAATTGTGAATATGAAAAGTCTgtagaaaaagtgaaaattataGTCAAAGAAACTTTGCTTGAAATATCAATGCTGAACTGATGTTTGTTGGTCCAAACATTCGCAGTTGCCATCAACACAACTCTGTTGTTACGATAACACTAAACCCCTAAACCGCAAACCAGCTCATCAAATTTGCATTGGAAATTTTACCTGCTGATCAGAGCTGCAAGAACTGCAGACCGCTTTATATGAATAATCTGGAAATGTCAAACATAAAAGATACTTCATGtcgaaaattgcaaatttcagagcaaaatgaaataaaagtcCTCAGAACCCAAAACCAAATGGTCACACAGTTCACTGTGTGGCTAGAAATAATAGACTTACCTGTAGGGATAACCATGGTATTTAGATCTGAACACAGATAAGAGAATGCTGAAGAACACCACTACAGTTGCAAGACCTAGAATTGTCACAACTGAAAAcaaatacaatgacagcagtgtCATCATCAGCCCTTATTGTGCCATATTCATCAGGTGAAGTTGGTATAAACCAGTGAGGTGTCCATGTGTTGCAtttaaacaaaaaattgaatatttgaaggcccttgaaaacagagatactgtacTTGAGCCATAATTTTTACTGACTAAACCTGCTATAACATTCCATGTCAAGGAGGTGAAAATGCATGGGTTTTGGCTCAATGCTGCTTTGTACTCACTTGGCAGATGGGAAAGTGACAGGTCTCATATGAGAAGGGTTAAACAGCATGAAAACTAGAAACACTTCAACAATTGAATATACAGAAAGTATGCACAGATAGAAAGTTCAAATTGAATCATTTTACCAGAGTTCTCATTAATGTTGTCTTGTATCGAAGAGGCTTCTCAAAGCCATTTGCCAATATTTCCCAAAGCTTAGCAAGACATGTATACTCATCAATGACTTGACACAAGCAAATACAATAATAGTGAATTTGATTATAAGTAAGGCTCCACAGTACAAATATTTCTTCCTTTCATTTTATTAGCTTATCAATGTACTTACTTCTTCGCTTTCCTACGTCGCCTTTCTGAGTGGCGCTCTCATTGAGAAGGACGATGCCAAACGTAATGGCAGCATCTGAGAACTGGTCAAGGCTGATAACATTGATGATGACAACAGTGACAATAAAGAATTCGGAAAAATGAAGAGTATCATGCAAGTAAGATGTGACCCAGCAGACAAACACAGAAACTATCAATGTAACATGTGATATTAAATATTGTGAAGTGTGTATACCAGGCAATGCAGTGCTGTCACATTCCATATCCTCTGCATGCATCACGGACTGTGATGAcgatttcaatgaaaatgctGAAATGAAATATATGTATGTGCTGGTTGACAACAAATCATGCAATTTTACACAGTCTATGTGCTGAACACTGAAAACCCACATAAACATTCATGAATGCACATGCAAAAATGTGCTCTGAAAgttctttgtttttttctgatataataTGAGAGACATTTTTCAGATCCAACATGTGATACATTTGTATGCATGCTTTTCCTACAGCTGTTGAATTTTTACTttggtttgttgttgtgttgacACTAATTCTTGAGAGCTGATGTTGATGAGGGTGAACTCTGTGAAAACTGTGTGAGTGAATACATGACATGCACAACACAACACGGTCCACTGCCAGAACCTGTACAAATTACATTGAGGGCTTCATACCACGTTTTGAACAGTTATCATTGTGGAGCTTGAAAGAATAAAAAGACAGTTGGGCTGAAATTGAAACAggttgtaatttgcataaaatggtGCTCAAACTGGTGTTTTTGGACTATCTTGATGGGTGTTGTGGGACATCATTGGTAGTGAGGTCATAGGTGATGTCAAAGTTGATGTCATAGGTGATGAAGGGGCTATCTTGATGGGTGTTGTGGGACATCATAGGTCTTGAGGTCATAGGTGATGTCAAAGTTGATGTTTAGGTGATACAGGGGCTACTTTGATGGGTGTTGTGGGACATCATGGGTCATGAGGTCATAATTGATGTCAAAGTTGATGTCATAGGTGATGTAAGGGATACTTTAATGGGTGGTGTGGGGCACCATGGGTAGTGAGGTCATAGGTGATGTGAGGGATACTTTAATGGGTGGTGTGGGGCACCACGGGTAGTGAGGTCATAGGTGATGTGAGATACTTTAATGGGTGGTGTGGGGCACCATGGGTAGTGAGGTCACAGGTGATGTCAAAGTTGATGTCGTAGGTGATGTGTGGGATACTTTAATGGGTGGTGAAGGTAATATTGTGTGTGGTTAAGGATTCCTAAAATGAGTGTGCATTAAATCAACAGTGAAGACAGTAAAGACAGATGAATGACTTGGCTTCACAGaagaattttacaaaacaacatAATCCTACAGAGTGCATTGCTTCACAAActataagggggggggggggggccctaTGAAAACCTGTGGAGACTGGACCCAGCATTCTTCAGGTGATATACTCACAATTCATATTGAATACAAATACTGCAGAGGCTCTGCCATCACCTTGAGTGTGGTTTATAGAATGAATAATTAATGCCTAagtaaagtacatgtaaatgGTAAACAAAACAGTAATAGTTCTATTCTGGAGTAAACAGGATGCaatgtgttctacagactcagtaaaCCC
This DNA window, taken from Ptychodera flava strain L36383 chromosome 4, AS_Pfla_20210202, whole genome shotgun sequence, encodes the following:
- the LOC139132303 gene encoding kelch repeat and BTB domain-containing protein 8-like; the encoded protein is MSGNGTVVHKKRTVHKNHSDKILKNLLSFYQNKLLTDVVLVVESEEFACHKNVLAACSPYFEAMFTGGLCEAGMDRVELKEIDAGSMKAVLDYMYTSEVSLCEESVQGIVQASHMLQIEPLEDHCASYLERHLHASNCIGVYNLAVMLSHIGLRTAAWDFLNLNFKDVQKEEEFLQASSELMGKMLMSSALNVQSEEALYESLMSWYVYDSSAREVALWKNFQRLRLGFMKLTYLCQEVKTNPVIGRSADCVRYIEETIHGKSSPEAKVTDDSECSQANEKRLGMLSREVLVIASKSGIDKDARTLICLDPETCEYCTLPYPSRLLDTGANFLVSQGKEIYAASSHYEDKSFYYFNSLRKVWIEKASMLYSRTKFGFCYCNGGIYAVGGESDWEVLDSVERYDPLLDEWSYVASMPRDVMDISTASFKNSIYVFSGSRTMCYDTCTDTWEVDLPAMVYPRFCSGVTVYNDEIWIVGGEDDDSRKMHDVEVYNPANREWWHAREFFAPMKHYFPASLKDDLYVAVLSPGFHNNSHEPITDGSKDFTILKRYITDTVTDIASEDGEEFEYDIDDWETVGNSLLVTYPLKVEACFTAEVFFEKG